The Microlunatus antarcticus DNA segment GAAGTACAGGTTGACGGGGGTGCCCTGCAGGTCCCATGCCCCCGGCTGCAGGGTCACCTGCTCCCCCACAGTCGCCTCGACCCGTGATCCGCTCGCCGGCGTCGCCACGCTCCACCGCGGCTTGTCGTCCACGTCCGGCGTCGGGGTGGGGTCGACGAGCAGCACCCGCGCGGTGTCGAAGCCGAGGCTCTGCCGGGCGACGAGCAGGTCGGACCCCACGGGAGCCCACTGCGAGCCCTGCCCGAGGACGAGGGGTCCCAGCAGGACGTGGCGGCGCAGGTCGACGAGGTACGACTCGCACCCCCGGCCGAAGGGGTAGCAGATCGCGGCGCCGGTGAAGCGGCCCGACGCCGAGGAGTTGCGTCCGGAGCCCTCGTCGCCCGGCCCCGAGTAGCAGCCGCGCGGAGGGGGCGGGCCGAACAGGCTGACCGTGTTGGTCGCCGGCGACCACTGCCGCAGCGACGAGCACCCGCCGGGCCCGACGCCCACGTAGGCCGTGCTGTCGTCCACCCACGCGCCACCTCGCACGAAGCGGTTGCTCGTGTCGCGGTAGGTGGCCGTCGCGACCGCGCCGTTGGACACGTCCAGATAGCGGTAGGTCTGCGCCGCCGCGCTCTGGAACAGCACCCAGCGCCCGTCCTTCGAGGCGTGCGGGGCGTTGACCGACGTGATCTGGGTGACCTGGTCGGTCCTGCGGTCCCAGAGGAGCCCGCCACCGCCGTCTTTGTAGCCGAGCACCCGCCGGGAGTCGCGGCCGAGGAACAGCATGTAAGCGGGCCGGCCCGCCTCGGCCGGCAGCGCGTCGAACGTCCCCGTGCTGAAGTCGTACACCTGCCCCGGCCCGGGGTTCGCGATCACCGCCACGCCGTCCCGGGACCACTGCGCCCCGAAGTCGATGTACAGGTCCGGCACGACCCGGCACGAGGTCCCCGAGCCGAAGCATGCTCCAGTGCCGGTGTCCCAGTTCCAGCCACCCGCGCGGGCCGTGAAGTTCTGCCCCTTCGGCGCCCACGTCTGGAAGTCGACGTGCACGTCGGTCCTGGACAGCGGGAGGCTGACCCCGGTCCTGCGGTCGTAGACGTAGCCGGCGGTCCGCGCTCGGTCGACGGGCGGGGCCGGACGGCTGTCCGAGCGTCCGGTGAAGGCCAGGAGCTGTCCGTCCGCGGAGAGCGCGGGGGCGATCTCGTAGGCGGACCGGCCGAACACGTGGGCGTCGGGGGCCAGGACGGT contains these protein-coding regions:
- a CDS encoding TolB-like translocation protein, translating into MTRWWRWTVALVLCGPAVWLGLTPTAAAAPAPEVGVGRVVADLGLAVADGRPGFSPGGGYYAYLAHAGDRCDLRLYDVAGHRPVDLQHARVVCDAALPRWADAADTISWQVNAAAGDITVYAWDAGTGQVTVLAPDAHVFGRSAYEIAPALSADGQLLAFTGRSDSRPAPPVDRARTAGYVYDRRTGVSLPLSRTDVHVDFQTWAPKGQNFTARAGGWNWDTGTGACFGSGTSCRVVPDLYIDFGAQWSRDGVAVIANPGPGQVYDFSTGTFDALPAEAGRPAYMLFLGRDSRRVLGYKDGGGGLLWDRRTDQVTQITSVNAPHASKDGRWVLFQSAAAQTYRYLDVSNGAVATATYRDTSNRFVRGGAWVDDSTAYVGVGPGGCSSLRQWSPATNTVSLFGPPPPRGCYSGPGDEGSGRNSSASGRFTGAAICYPFGRGCESYLVDLRRHVLLGPLVLGQGSQWAPVGSDLLVARQSLGFDTARVLLVDPTPTPDVDDKPRWSVATPASGSRVEATVGEQVTLQPGAWDLQGTPVNLYFRWRDANGVPIASAPKGWSCERRRLAGGGTVADCTFAPPRDPTATRFVDVWSVNYVTGAQSDTRSYRVGVRT